In Natronomonas halophila, one DNA window encodes the following:
- a CDS encoding ArsA family ATPase — MTQYVLYGGKGGVGKTTCAAATALKKAREDHPTLVISTDPAHSLSDVFDQSVGSEPTHVRDDLDLWAVEVDPEERIGQYRGQVSAALDELDDLGISLDEGDLDDVIEAGVAPGTDEAAAMDLFVDYMDDPRYEYIVFDTAPTGHTLRLLKLPDVMSSAMGKLMSVKSQVSTLADSVRTFFGNEEDDEADESDHDVDVDLQDLQDRMDRVADALRDPERTEFRPVLIPETMAILETERLLAELDAYDIPADRAVVNKVIEDPTPDCDLCQSRYSSQQKRIEEAREKFDMPLTLLPLLHGEVHGLEAVETIADRL; from the coding sequence GTGACGCAGTACGTACTCTACGGCGGCAAGGGCGGCGTCGGCAAGACGACCTGTGCCGCGGCGACCGCACTTAAAAAGGCCCGCGAGGATCATCCCACGCTCGTCATCTCGACCGACCCCGCCCACTCCCTTTCGGACGTCTTCGACCAGTCTGTCGGGTCCGAACCGACCCACGTTCGCGATGACCTCGATTTGTGGGCCGTCGAAGTCGACCCCGAAGAGCGCATCGGCCAGTACCGCGGGCAGGTCAGCGCCGCGCTCGACGAACTCGACGACCTCGGTATCTCGCTGGACGAAGGCGACCTCGACGACGTCATCGAGGCCGGCGTCGCCCCCGGTACCGACGAGGCCGCCGCCATGGACCTCTTCGTCGACTACATGGACGACCCCCGCTACGAGTACATCGTCTTCGACACCGCGCCGACCGGCCACACCCTCCGCCTGCTCAAACTCCCCGACGTGATGAGTTCAGCGATGGGCAAACTCATGTCCGTCAAATCGCAGGTTTCCACGCTCGCCGACTCCGTTCGCACCTTCTTCGGCAACGAGGAAGACGACGAGGCGGACGAATCCGACCACGACGTCGACGTGGATCTCCAGGACCTTCAGGACCGCATGGACCGCGTGGCCGACGCCCTCCGGGACCCCGAACGAACCGAGTTCCGGCCCGTCCTCATTCCCGAGACGATGGCCATCCTCGAAACCGAGCGCCTGCTCGCGGAACTCGACGCCTACGACATCCCCGCCGACCGCGCCGTCGTCAACAAGGTCATCGAGGACCCGACCCCGGACTGTGACCTCTGTCAGTCCCGCTATTCGAGCCAGCAGAAACGCATCGAGGAGGCCCGCGAGAAGTTCGATATGCCGCTGACGCTGCTGCCCTTGCTGCACGGCGAGGTCCACGGTCTGGAGGCCGTCGAGACCATCGCCGACCGTCTCTGA
- a CDS encoding 2Fe-2S iron-sulfur cluster-binding protein: MTDYTVEFVGTGEEITVSDKETILSRCIEEGIAQEYSCRVGMCLACSAKIVSGDVAQPAARGLTEEEAEEYALTCMARPLSDLQLDRGKYPPSIEDDVPADHDGSDAAAADD, translated from the coding sequence ATGACCGACTACACCGTCGAGTTCGTCGGGACCGGCGAGGAGATTACGGTCTCCGACAAGGAGACGATTCTCAGCCGGTGCATCGAGGAGGGTATCGCACAGGAGTACTCCTGTCGCGTCGGGATGTGTCTCGCCTGTTCGGCGAAAATCGTCTCCGGTGACGTTGCCCAACCGGCCGCCCGCGGCCTCACCGAGGAGGAAGCCGAGGAGTACGCACTCACCTGTATGGCCCGCCCGCTTTCGGACCTGCAACTCGACCGCGGGAAATACCCCCCGAGCATCGAGGACGACGTTCCCGCCGACCACGACGGCTCCGACGCGGCCGCGGCCGACGACTGA
- a CDS encoding FAD-binding protein, protein MSDSETDEPRVVVVGGGVAGLTAGTFTARAGFDTVVVNHGESILRRNGHLENVPGFPAGVNPRLFLDLLEEQAGRNGCLFEQGLVTNLQPTEEGFQLRVEADDEFDLVADYVIVASWSDSDYLEDIEDVGLTKRGSKTYIQIDDDGRTDVDGLYAAGRIAGKEHQTVICAGHGADVALTLVHDSDVPFYHDWVAPEGYFTERDREVPPGVEEIDEEERRRRERESMEIMAEAFEDYHPDDPTMHPSVVEKREEGSNGDDE, encoded by the coding sequence ATGAGCGACTCCGAAACGGACGAACCACGCGTTGTCGTCGTCGGCGGTGGCGTTGCCGGCCTGACCGCGGGTACCTTCACCGCCCGCGCCGGCTTCGATACCGTCGTCGTCAATCACGGTGAGTCGATTCTGCGTCGAAACGGCCATCTCGAGAACGTGCCGGGCTTTCCGGCGGGTGTCAACCCGCGGCTCTTCCTCGATTTGCTCGAAGAGCAGGCGGGCCGCAACGGCTGTCTCTTCGAGCAGGGCCTCGTCACGAACCTCCAGCCGACCGAGGAGGGTTTCCAGTTGCGCGTCGAGGCCGACGACGAGTTCGACCTCGTGGCCGACTACGTCATCGTCGCCTCGTGGTCCGACTCCGACTATCTGGAAGATATCGAGGACGTCGGTCTCACCAAGCGTGGGTCGAAGACCTACATCCAGATCGACGACGACGGTCGCACCGACGTTGACGGGCTCTATGCGGCCGGTCGCATCGCCGGCAAGGAACACCAGACCGTCATCTGTGCGGGCCACGGCGCGGACGTGGCGCTGACGCTCGTTCACGACTCCGACGTCCCGTTCTATCACGACTGGGTCGCTCCGGAGGGCTACTTCACCGAGCGGGACCGCGAGGTGCCGCCGGGCGTCGAGGAAATCGACGAGGAGGAACGTCGACGCCGCGAGCGGGAGTCGATGGAAATCATGGCCGAAGCGTTTGAGGATTACCATCCCGACGACCCGACGATGCATCCGAGCGTCGTCGAGAAACGGGAAGAGGGGAGCAACGGCGACGACGAGTAG
- a CDS encoding SRPBCC family protein, translating into MDTVEVTTVVYLPPEEVYEFLLDFPGYARYSEHLTDVRQHGDGDPGTEYELDFAWWKLDYTARSRVTDVDRPHRIDWRIIKDIDAVGQWLVEPGDEGTEVTLRVEYHPDSADDNALSLPRFVSLDWVIEKVKPKVQAEAERVVRRIVHDLEGERRDVTIEIETA; encoded by the coding sequence GTGGATACCGTCGAGGTTACGACCGTCGTCTATCTCCCGCCCGAAGAGGTCTACGAGTTCCTCCTGGATTTCCCGGGCTACGCGCGCTATTCCGAACACCTGACCGACGTTCGACAGCACGGCGACGGCGACCCCGGCACCGAATACGAACTGGATTTCGCGTGGTGGAAACTCGACTACACGGCCCGGTCGCGAGTGACCGACGTCGACCGACCCCACCGAATCGACTGGCGTATCATCAAGGACATCGACGCCGTCGGCCAGTGGCTCGTCGAACCCGGCGATGAAGGGACGGAAGTCACGCTCCGCGTCGAATACCACCCCGACTCCGCGGACGACAACGCGCTTTCCCTCCCCAGATTCGTCTCGCTGGACTGGGTCATCGAGAAAGTCAAGCCGAAAGTCCAAGCGGAAGCCGAACGCGTCGTGCGACGCATCGTCCACGACCTCGAAGGGGAACGACGGGACGTAACGATAGAAATCGAGACAGCCTGA